In Meiothermus ruber DSM 1279, the following proteins share a genomic window:
- a CDS encoding helix-turn-helix domain-containing protein produces the protein MQTSILDTLTFDPGEIILYPGEPSPKDQLYRVREGLVRLQSVDDEGNALTLRFVRPGEYFGEEVISGAERTYFAEAVTETKVDALAPGQLSAQEMHELVQGLVRALSQTYQTIQRISGQRLKNRIAATLLELSRTPVAFMEKNGRIGVRATHDEIASAVGSVRETVTKVIGELTREGYIRSGYGKLVLENPSGLERLSKEAA, from the coding sequence ATGCAAACCAGCATCCTTGATACCCTAACCTTCGATCCTGGCGAGATCATTCTCTATCCGGGCGAGCCCAGCCCCAAGGATCAGCTCTACCGGGTACGGGAAGGTCTGGTACGGCTCCAGAGCGTGGACGATGAGGGCAACGCTCTGACGTTACGCTTCGTGCGCCCTGGTGAGTATTTCGGCGAAGAGGTCATCTCCGGTGCCGAGCGCACCTACTTCGCCGAGGCTGTAACCGAAACCAAGGTTGATGCCCTGGCACCCGGGCAGCTTTCTGCGCAGGAAATGCACGAGCTGGTGCAGGGGCTGGTGCGGGCCCTGAGCCAGACCTACCAGACCATTCAACGCATCTCCGGCCAGCGTCTTAAAAATCGCATCGCGGCCACCTTGCTCGAGCTATCCCGCACGCCGGTGGCCTTTATGGAGAAAAACGGCCGGATCGGGGTGCGGGCCACCCACGACGAAATTGCCTCGGCGGTGGGCTCGGTGCGCGAGACCGTGACCAAGGTCATCGGCGAGCTGACCCGCGAGGGCTACATCCGCTCCGGCTACGGCAAGCTGGTACTGGAAAACCCCAGCGGCCTCGAGCGGCTCTCTAAAGAGGCGGCCTAG
- a CDS encoding magnesium transporter CorA family protein — MVRAKQLSDGAPCGLLETQVWVDVETPTPEELALIGKQYPLNPLALADAQEIGHWSRFEEYPKHLFLIFRTLETPHNAHSRTERVSYFYFPETQVLLTYRNEPVDYLEQIWNSFRGGSCLRLWQRLLDQGVQTFFEYTDAITDRVEDLEELALNGDNTPEIPRRVFSARREVLRTRRLVSQAREALLHLERLPLWGLEAYLFRDLTDRMGRVYEGLDAARDELSNVLEVYLSAQNNRLNRVVQALTVISVLFLPMTLWAGIYGTNFEAFTEYQWPAGRIYFWSGLLLIGGGLALWMKRRGWW, encoded by the coding sequence ATGGTTCGGGCCAAGCAACTATCGGACGGAGCCCCTTGCGGCCTGCTGGAAACCCAGGTCTGGGTGGATGTCGAAACCCCCACCCCCGAGGAACTGGCGCTCATTGGGAAGCAGTATCCCCTCAACCCCCTGGCCCTGGCCGATGCCCAGGAGATCGGCCACTGGAGCCGCTTCGAGGAGTATCCCAAACACCTTTTCCTGATCTTCCGCACCCTCGAGACCCCCCACAACGCCCACAGCCGCACCGAGCGGGTCTCATACTTCTATTTTCCCGAGACCCAGGTGCTGCTCACCTACCGCAACGAGCCGGTGGACTACCTCGAGCAAATCTGGAACAGCTTCCGTGGGGGCTCGTGCCTGCGCTTGTGGCAGCGTCTGCTCGACCAGGGCGTGCAAACCTTTTTCGAGTACACCGATGCCATCACCGACCGGGTCGAAGACCTGGAGGAGCTGGCCCTGAACGGCGACAACACCCCCGAGATCCCCCGCCGGGTGTTTTCCGCCCGCCGCGAGGTGCTGCGCACCCGCCGCCTGGTCTCGCAGGCCCGCGAGGCGCTGCTGCACCTCGAGCGCCTGCCGCTCTGGGGCCTCGAGGCCTACCTGTTCCGCGACCTCACCGACCGCATGGGCCGGGTCTACGAGGGACTGGACGCTGCTCGAGACGAGCTATCCAACGTACTGGAGGTGTACCTCTCGGCCCAGAACAACCGGCTCAACCGGGTGGTACAGGCCCTGACGGTCATCTCGGTGCTGTTCCTGCCCATGACCCTGTGGGCCGGCATCTACGGCACCAACTTCGAGGCCTTTACCGAGTACCAGTGGCCCGCGGGAAGGATCTACTTCTGGAGCGGACTGCTGCTGATCGGCGGGGGTCTGGCCCTCTGGATGAAGCGCCGGGGCTGGTGGTAA
- the cutA gene encoding divalent-cation tolerance protein CutA: protein MYLTVFCTVPDLETARRIAHTVVHEGLAACVNLLPGLTSVYRWQGQVEESSELLLIIKTRQERFEALEERIQALHPYQVPEIIALAIERGSASYLDWIAESTR, encoded by the coding sequence ATGTACCTCACGGTTTTTTGCACCGTCCCCGACCTCGAGACCGCCCGGCGCATCGCCCACACGGTGGTACATGAAGGGCTGGCGGCCTGCGTCAACCTGCTGCCGGGCCTCACCTCGGTCTACCGCTGGCAGGGCCAGGTGGAGGAGAGCAGCGAACTGCTGCTCATCATCAAAACCCGCCAGGAACGCTTCGAGGCCCTGGAAGAGCGCATCCAGGCGCTGCACCCCTACCAGGTACCCGAGATTATCGCCCTTGCCATCGAGCGGGGATCGGCGAGCTACCTGGATTGGATCGCAGAAAGCACCCGATAG
- a CDS encoding delta(1)-pyrroline-2-carboxylate reductase family protein — protein sequence MRILTAEETAQALPYPALAQAIAGVLEARAQGTVQAPERLVMPLAGGATLLLMPATDPRITVTKLVTVHPQERPSVRAEVWVMRTDTGERLALLDGAVVTARRTAAISLLAAQTLAPHPTGTLLIIGAGVQARSHLEAFQEGLGTDKVYVYSRHFEHAEALASYARGRGLLAQAVRSLEPVLEEVRLIVTATTSPTPVLLQAPPGAFIAAVGAYRPEMAEVAPQVVRQARLYVDTLEGARSEAGDLLQAGVDWGQVQPLEAALHQPRPASGTVLFKSVGHALWDLAAARLAVQSLGIR from the coding sequence ATGCGCATACTCACTGCCGAAGAAACCGCCCAGGCCCTCCCCTACCCAGCCCTGGCCCAGGCCATCGCCGGGGTGCTCGAGGCCCGCGCCCAGGGCACGGTTCAGGCCCCCGAGCGCCTGGTGATGCCGCTCGCGGGCGGGGCCACCCTGCTGCTGATGCCGGCCACCGACCCCCGGATCACCGTGACCAAGCTGGTGACGGTGCACCCCCAAGAGCGCCCCAGTGTGCGGGCCGAGGTCTGGGTGATGCGCACCGATACCGGCGAACGCCTGGCCCTGCTGGACGGCGCGGTGGTCACGGCCCGGCGCACCGCGGCGATCTCGCTGCTGGCGGCCCAGACCCTGGCCCCCCACCCCACCGGCACCCTGCTCATCATCGGGGCGGGTGTGCAGGCCAGAAGCCACCTAGAGGCCTTCCAGGAGGGCCTGGGCACCGACAAGGTGTACGTCTACTCGCGCCACTTCGAGCACGCCGAAGCCCTGGCCTCCTACGCCCGTGGGCGCGGCCTGCTGGCCCAGGCCGTGCGCAGCCTCGAGCCCGTTCTCGAGGAGGTGCGCCTGATCGTCACCGCCACCACCAGCCCCACCCCGGTGCTGCTGCAAGCCCCTCCAGGCGCTTTCATCGCCGCCGTGGGGGCCTACCGCCCCGAGATGGCCGAGGTCGCCCCGCAGGTGGTGCGGCAGGCCCGGCTGTACGTGGATACCCTCGAGGGGGCCCGTTCGGAGGCAGGCGACCTGCTGCAAGCCGGGGTGGACTGGGGTCAGGTGCAGCCGCTCGAGGCGGCCCTACACCAGCCCAGACCGGCCTCGGGTACGGTGCTGTTCAAGAGCGTGGGCCACGCGCTGTGGGATCTGGCCGCGGCCCGCCTGGCGGTGCAGTCGCTGGGCATCCGGTAA
- a CDS encoding MOSC domain-containing protein: MPQLLSLHAGLAPSLPKPALLQVRLVEGQGVEGDRHFGRHPDRAVLVAGQTSYAKAHQAGIELPWGALGENLLVDFDPHALGPHSRLKIGTAVLELTTVCTVCDTLSAFDLRLPKVLYNARGVYARVLQGGLVRVGDPVEVLTPDSLLRMG, translated from the coding sequence ATGCCGCAACTGCTCTCCCTCCACGCCGGGCTCGCCCCCAGCCTGCCCAAACCGGCCTTATTGCAGGTTCGCCTGGTCGAGGGCCAGGGCGTGGAGGGTGATCGGCACTTTGGCCGGCACCCCGACCGGGCGGTGCTGGTGGCGGGGCAGACCAGCTACGCGAAAGCGCACCAGGCCGGCATCGAGCTGCCCTGGGGGGCTCTGGGCGAGAACCTGCTGGTGGACTTCGACCCCCATGCGCTGGGCCCGCACAGTCGGTTGAAGATTGGAACGGCGGTGCTCGAGCTCACCACCGTCTGCACGGTCTGCGACACCCTATCGGCCTTCGACCTGCGCTTACCCAAGGTGCTTTACAACGCCCGTGGTGTTTACGCCAGAGTCCTGCAGGGCGGGCTGGTGCGGGTGGGCGACCCGGTGGAGGTGCTCACCCCAGATTCCCTGCTCCGCATGGGGTAG
- a CDS encoding c-type cytochrome, with protein MKKTFVWPWVGLCAALFLALGQAQLPEGPGKTLLEQKCAVCHGLEVVTSQRLNASDWDFIVGQMIGFGAQVSPEERKTIVAYLAENFGPQSSAPTAPQTTSSTASPSQAYAVCQGCHQPNGAGVAGAFPPLAGHVADILNAKGGRAYLPLVIVNGLQGSIRVGATNYNTPMPGFPSLSDAQLADLLNYIATAWGNDRLLKDFKPYTADEVKGLRKQMTPAQVYAERAKLELK; from the coding sequence ATGAAAAAAACCTTCGTATGGCCTTGGGTTGGACTGTGTGCTGCGCTATTCCTGGCGCTGGGGCAGGCCCAGCTACCGGAGGGGCCTGGCAAGACCCTGCTGGAGCAAAAATGCGCCGTCTGCCATGGGCTGGAAGTCGTTACCAGCCAGCGTCTGAACGCCAGCGACTGGGACTTTATCGTTGGACAGATGATCGGTTTTGGGGCCCAGGTGAGCCCGGAGGAGCGCAAGACCATTGTGGCGTATCTGGCCGAGAATTTCGGCCCACAAAGCAGCGCACCCACCGCCCCCCAGACCACCTCGAGCACAGCCAGCCCCAGCCAGGCTTATGCGGTGTGCCAGGGCTGCCACCAACCCAATGGGGCAGGCGTGGCCGGCGCTTTTCCACCCCTGGCCGGGCACGTCGCCGATATCCTGAATGCCAAAGGTGGGCGGGCCTACCTGCCCCTGGTGATTGTCAACGGCTTGCAGGGCAGCATCCGCGTAGGGGCCACCAACTACAACACCCCCATGCCGGGGTTCCCCAGCCTCAGCGACGCGCAGCTCGCCGATCTGCTCAACTACATCGCCACCGCCTGGGGCAACGACCGCCTGCTCAAAGACTTCAAGCCCTACACCGCCGATGAGGTCAAAGGCCTGCGCAAACAAATGACCCCCGCGCAGGTCTACGCCGAGCGGGCCAAGCTCGAGCTCAAGTAA
- a CDS encoding molybdopterin-dependent oxidoreductase, with the protein MKDKDLEQLEMDRRTFLKTTAAVGAAGLMGSSFAQQQPTADALVAGKDRGLIVRNTNPIELETPVSLLRQNPITPKSVMYIRNNQPVPAGMTPTTDPPQVSDWTVEVTGLVDRPTTLRLSQLRTLPATELEMVLQCSGNGRSFFSRYARASGAQWERGSMANVRWKGVKLSSLLEAVGIKAEARFLTAEGADQPANPNAPDIERSIPLSDILANGMLVYEMNGEPLPTIHGGPLRLIIPGYYGINNIKWVNKLRLEAAPSNNNTMIPRYRVPNNPIAVGSNFQFTLENSRPNWRQNVKSVIFSPTEGEAVSGLIDVTGVAWNDGSAPITSVEVSTNQGRSWQAATLERPSSPYGWYRWRIRVLVAAGDSEIWSRATDALGRSQPIDGAIFWNPNGYEWNAVDKVKIRVG; encoded by the coding sequence ATGAAAGACAAAGACCTGGAGCAACTCGAGATGGATCGGCGCACCTTCCTGAAAACAACAGCCGCAGTGGGCGCGGCGGGCCTGATGGGCAGCAGCTTTGCCCAACAGCAGCCCACCGCCGATGCCCTGGTAGCGGGTAAAGACCGCGGCCTGATCGTACGCAACACCAACCCCATCGAGCTAGAGACCCCGGTCAGCCTTCTCCGGCAGAATCCCATCACGCCCAAGAGCGTCATGTACATCCGCAACAACCAGCCGGTGCCGGCGGGGATGACCCCCACCACCGACCCACCCCAGGTCAGCGACTGGACGGTGGAGGTCACCGGCCTCGTGGATCGCCCCACCACCCTGCGGCTATCCCAGCTCCGCACCCTCCCGGCCACGGAACTAGAGATGGTCTTGCAGTGCTCGGGCAACGGCCGGAGCTTTTTCTCCCGGTATGCCCGGGCCAGCGGCGCTCAGTGGGAGCGCGGCTCCATGGCCAACGTGCGCTGGAAAGGGGTCAAGCTCTCCAGCCTGCTCGAGGCCGTGGGTATTAAAGCCGAGGCCCGGTTCCTCACCGCCGAAGGCGCCGACCAGCCCGCCAACCCCAACGCCCCCGATATCGAGCGCAGCATCCCGCTGTCCGACATTCTAGCCAACGGCATGCTGGTCTATGAGATGAACGGCGAGCCCCTGCCCACCATACACGGGGGGCCTTTGCGCCTGATCATACCGGGGTACTACGGCATCAACAACATCAAGTGGGTCAACAAGCTGCGCCTCGAGGCCGCCCCTTCCAACAACAACACCATGATTCCCCGCTACCGCGTGCCCAACAACCCCATCGCGGTGGGCAGCAACTTCCAGTTCACCCTCGAGAACAGCCGGCCCAACTGGCGGCAAAACGTTAAGTCGGTTATCTTCAGCCCCACCGAGGGGGAAGCTGTAAGCGGCCTGATCGACGTAACCGGGGTGGCCTGGAACGACGGCTCGGCCCCCATCACCAGCGTGGAGGTCTCCACCAACCAGGGCCGGAGCTGGCAGGCCGCCACCCTGGAAAGGCCCTCCTCGCCCTACGGCTGGTACCGCTGGCGCATCCGGGTGCTGGTGGCTGCCGGCGACAGCGAGATTTGGTCGCGCGCCACCGATGCCCTTGGGCGCAGCCAGCCGATTGATGGGGCCATCTTCTGGAACCCCAACGGTTACGAGTGGAACGCCGTCGACAAAGTCAAGATTCGGGTGGGCTAG
- the mutL gene encoding DNA mismatch repair endonuclease MutL: protein MIRKLPPELIREIAAGEVISGPADVVRELLENALDAGATRLYIELWGGGLDKIVVRDNGLGIPREELGLALEHHTTSKLTDLQNIRTLGFRGEGLWAIRQAARVRLTSRPPQQLGGATLTAFQDKTELHEHPAPAGTQVEVTALFCHLPARRNALEAPAAEGRKVVHLVSRYLLHRPEIALRLVVDGEEKIAHAGGGFAEVIKLLWGSVVANRLLPLEAAEGPFTLRGLLSRPELSRPRRDRLLLALNRRPVEWPEPLLQAVLAAYKELLPAGQFPVGVLNLEIPTEHLLINTSPDKSRVRLIRPEAILGFVSQAVQGLLSAHPLARALPEPAPLTGPAPVQRVRFPRLRYLGSFRELYLLAEAGDELYVVDQHAAHERILYEELSRRYLEEPPLELPHPELLSLSLGEEMNLAERLEALEQAGLQIEPFGPGKYRVRTIPAFLAGYPSLVGEVVKGSLGASSFAVAWRTVLARLACLPAIKAGHPLSSASAQALLDALAGCELPWVCPHGRPTVLVLGEGELARRFGRRGVRAVVDPSPHRSE from the coding sequence ATGATTCGCAAACTGCCGCCCGAACTCATCCGCGAGATTGCCGCTGGTGAGGTGATCTCGGGCCCCGCCGACGTGGTGCGGGAGCTGCTCGAGAACGCCCTGGACGCGGGCGCCACCCGGCTTTATATCGAGCTGTGGGGCGGGGGGCTGGACAAAATCGTGGTGCGCGACAACGGCCTGGGCATCCCCCGGGAGGAGCTGGGACTGGCCCTCGAGCACCACACCACCAGCAAGCTCACCGACCTGCAAAATATCCGCACCCTGGGCTTTCGGGGGGAGGGGCTGTGGGCCATCCGCCAGGCCGCGCGGGTGCGGCTCACCTCGAGGCCCCCCCAGCAGCTCGGCGGGGCCACCCTGACGGCTTTTCAGGACAAAACCGAACTGCACGAACACCCCGCCCCCGCCGGAACCCAGGTCGAGGTCACGGCGCTCTTCTGTCACCTGCCCGCCCGCCGCAACGCCCTCGAGGCCCCCGCCGCCGAGGGTCGCAAGGTGGTGCACCTGGTCTCGCGCTACCTGCTGCACCGCCCGGAAATAGCCCTGCGGCTGGTGGTGGACGGCGAGGAGAAAATCGCCCACGCCGGGGGGGGCTTTGCCGAGGTGATTAAGCTGCTGTGGGGCTCGGTGGTGGCCAACCGGCTGCTGCCGCTCGAGGCCGCCGAGGGGCCTTTTACCCTGCGGGGCCTGCTCTCCAGGCCGGAGCTCTCCCGCCCCCGGCGCGACCGGCTGCTGCTGGCGCTCAACCGGCGCCCGGTGGAGTGGCCCGAGCCTCTGCTGCAAGCCGTGCTGGCCGCCTACAAGGAACTTCTCCCCGCGGGCCAGTTTCCAGTGGGGGTGCTGAACCTGGAGATCCCCACCGAGCACCTGCTCATCAATACTTCACCCGACAAGTCCAGGGTACGGCTCATCCGGCCCGAGGCCATCCTGGGCTTCGTCTCCCAGGCCGTGCAGGGGCTGCTCTCGGCCCACCCCCTGGCCCGCGCCCTGCCCGAACCCGCCCCCCTCACCGGCCCGGCCCCGGTGCAGCGGGTCCGCTTTCCCCGTCTGCGCTACCTGGGCAGCTTCCGCGAGCTGTACCTGCTGGCCGAGGCCGGGGACGAGCTGTATGTGGTGGATCAGCACGCCGCCCACGAACGCATCCTCTACGAGGAGCTGTCACGCCGCTACCTCGAGGAACCCCCGCTCGAGCTGCCCCACCCCGAGCTGCTTTCTTTAAGCCTGGGCGAGGAGATGAACCTGGCCGAACGGCTGGAGGCGCTCGAGCAGGCCGGGTTGCAGATCGAACCCTTTGGCCCCGGCAAGTACCGCGTCCGCACCATCCCGGCCTTCCTGGCCGGCTACCCCTCGCTGGTGGGCGAGGTGGTGAAGGGCAGCCTGGGGGCCTCGAGCTTCGCCGTTGCCTGGCGCACGGTGCTGGCCCGGCTGGCCTGCCTGCCCGCCATCAAGGCCGGACACCCCCTTTCCAGCGCCTCGGCCCAGGCCCTGCTGGACGCGCTGGCCGGGTGCGAACTGCCCTGGGTCTGCCCGCACGGACGGCCCACTGTGCTGGTACTGGGCGAAGGCGAGCTGGCCCGGCGCTTTGGCCGCAGGGGTGTGCGCGCGGTGGTAGACCCCAGCCCACACCGCAGCGAGTAG
- the mutS gene encoding DNA mismatch repair protein MutS, producing MGSMTLKGQGPGPLPPLLEQYVELRDAYPDYLLLFQVGDFYEAFGEDAERLSRALNLTLTHKTAKDFTTPMAGIPVRSVDVHLEKLLKLGFRVAVADQVELAEEADKLVRREVTQLLTPGTILRENLLKPEANYLAAISTGDGYGLALLDVSTGEFRGSVLYSKSALYDELFRFRPAEVLLAPELYHHPAFLQEFQRRFPVMLSEEGFQDEVGKTALHKQFDPLPAGLEHPALLRSAGAVLAYALRVQENGLPQVRSFVRYDPGAFMQLSEATLRTLEIFEPSFVGDRSEERTLLGVLGLTRTAPGRRLLRAWLRHPLVEEAPLQARLDAVEALVKDGVLRAEVRKVLYRMHDLERLAARLLAGRASPRDLAALQRSLALLPELAGLLAGVGPLFSLSERLPQPVAVAEQIAAALVEDPPLKITDGGLIREGFDPELDELRQRAEEGRAWIARLEGEAREKTGIPNLKVGYNAVFGYYLEVTRPHYALVPKDWRALQTLKDRMRFSTPELKEQERKILQAETEAIKREYAVFLELREQVAQAADEVRQAAQVLAELDVYAALAEAAVEYGYSRPRFSRDGTLQIVAGRHPVVERSSPFIPNDLSMSPAARLLILTGPNMAGKSTYLRQTALIALLAQVGSFVPAESATLPLFDRIYTRIGASDDIAGGRSTFMVEMDELAGILQGATSKSLVLLDEIGRGTSTYDGLALAWAACEYLHDQVRAYTLFATHYFELTALPLRMAAARNAHVAAKEEAGGLVFYHQVLPGPASQSYGLEVARLAGLPQAVLQRARSVLDSLEASQKGLSKEILEELLQLDLARTSPLEALLFLRRLQDQLRGLAPQEAEAERLSQV from the coding sequence ATGGGGAGCATGACCCTCAAGGGCCAGGGGCCGGGGCCCCTACCACCTCTGCTCGAACAGTACGTCGAACTACGGGACGCTTATCCCGATTACCTGCTGCTGTTCCAGGTCGGCGACTTTTACGAGGCCTTCGGCGAGGATGCCGAACGGCTCTCCAGAGCCCTGAACCTCACCCTGACCCACAAAACCGCCAAGGACTTTACCACCCCCATGGCCGGCATTCCGGTGCGCTCGGTGGATGTGCACCTGGAAAAACTGCTCAAGCTGGGCTTCCGGGTGGCGGTGGCCGACCAGGTTGAGCTGGCCGAGGAAGCCGACAAGCTGGTGCGCCGCGAGGTCACGCAGTTGCTCACCCCGGGCACCATTCTGCGCGAGAACCTGCTGAAGCCAGAAGCCAACTACCTGGCCGCCATCAGCACCGGCGACGGCTACGGGCTGGCCTTGCTGGATGTCTCCACCGGGGAGTTTCGAGGCAGCGTGCTCTATAGCAAAAGCGCCCTCTACGACGAGCTTTTCCGCTTCCGGCCCGCCGAGGTGCTGCTGGCCCCGGAGCTGTACCACCACCCCGCTTTTTTGCAGGAGTTTCAGCGGCGCTTTCCGGTGATGCTCTCGGAGGAGGGGTTTCAGGACGAGGTGGGGAAAACCGCTTTGCACAAGCAGTTTGACCCCCTGCCCGCCGGCCTCGAGCACCCCGCGCTGCTGCGTTCGGCGGGGGCGGTGCTGGCCTATGCCCTGCGGGTGCAGGAAAACGGGCTGCCCCAGGTGCGCAGCTTCGTGCGCTACGACCCCGGCGCCTTCATGCAGCTCAGCGAAGCCACCCTGCGCACCCTGGAGATCTTCGAGCCCAGCTTTGTGGGCGACCGCAGCGAGGAGCGCACCCTCCTGGGGGTGCTGGGCCTGACCCGCACCGCACCGGGGCGGCGTCTGTTGCGGGCCTGGCTGCGGCATCCGCTGGTGGAGGAAGCCCCCCTGCAAGCCCGGCTGGATGCGGTGGAGGCCCTGGTGAAGGACGGGGTGCTGCGGGCCGAGGTGCGCAAGGTACTCTACCGGATGCACGACCTCGAGCGCCTGGCCGCCCGTCTGCTGGCCGGACGGGCCAGCCCCCGCGACCTTGCGGCCTTGCAGCGCAGCCTGGCGCTGCTGCCCGAGCTGGCCGGGCTGCTGGCCGGGGTGGGGCCGCTCTTTAGCCTGTCCGAACGCCTGCCCCAGCCGGTGGCGGTGGCCGAGCAGATCGCCGCGGCACTGGTAGAAGACCCACCGCTCAAAATTACCGACGGCGGCCTGATCCGCGAGGGCTTCGACCCCGAGCTGGACGAGCTGCGCCAGCGGGCCGAGGAGGGGCGGGCCTGGATCGCCCGGCTGGAAGGCGAGGCGCGCGAAAAGACCGGCATCCCCAACCTCAAGGTGGGCTACAACGCGGTGTTTGGCTACTACCTCGAGGTCACCCGGCCCCACTACGCCCTGGTGCCCAAGGACTGGCGGGCCCTGCAAACCCTCAAAGACCGCATGCGCTTCAGCACGCCCGAACTCAAGGAGCAGGAGCGCAAAATCCTGCAGGCCGAGACCGAGGCCATCAAGCGCGAGTACGCGGTCTTCCTCGAGCTGCGCGAACAGGTGGCCCAGGCCGCCGACGAGGTGCGCCAGGCCGCCCAGGTGCTGGCCGAGCTGGACGTGTACGCTGCGCTGGCCGAGGCCGCGGTGGAGTACGGCTACAGCCGCCCCCGCTTCTCCCGGGATGGAACCTTGCAGATTGTGGCCGGGCGTCACCCGGTGGTGGAGCGGAGCAGCCCGTTCATCCCCAACGACCTCTCGATGAGCCCGGCGGCCCGGCTGCTGATCCTGACCGGCCCCAACATGGCCGGCAAGTCCACTTATCTGCGGCAGACCGCCCTGATCGCCCTGCTGGCCCAGGTGGGCTCCTTCGTGCCCGCCGAGTCGGCCACCCTGCCCCTCTTCGATCGCATCTACACCCGCATCGGGGCCTCCGACGATATCGCCGGCGGGCGCAGCACCTTTATGGTGGAGATGGACGAGCTGGCCGGCATCCTGCAGGGGGCCACGTCCAAGAGCCTGGTGCTGCTGGACGAGATCGGGCGCGGCACCAGCACCTACGACGGGCTGGCCCTGGCCTGGGCGGCCTGCGAGTACCTGCACGACCAGGTGCGAGCCTACACCCTGTTTGCCACCCACTACTTCGAGCTCACCGCCCTGCCCCTGCGCATGGCCGCGGCCCGCAACGCCCACGTGGCCGCCAAAGAGGAAGCGGGCGGCCTGGTGTTTTATCACCAGGTCTTACCCGGCCCGGCCAGCCAGAGCTACGGCCTCGAGGTGGCCCGGCTGGCGGGGCTCCCGCAGGCCGTCTTGCAGCGGGCCAGAAGCGTGCTGGACAGCCTGGAAGCCAGCCAGAAGGGGCTATCCAAAGAGATTCTGGAAGAGCTTTTACAGCTCGACCTGGCCCGCACCAGCCCCCTGGAGGCCCTGCTGTTCCTGCGCCGGCTGCAAGACCAGCTCCGGGGCCTGGCCCCCCAGGAGGCCGAAGCGGAACGCCTTTCGCAGGTATGA
- a CDS encoding MogA/MoaB family molybdenum cofactor biosynthesis protein: MSESTAKHKEIARARGPVNLAIVTVSDTRTPETDTNYHYLKPEIEALGHRVVGYRIIKDEPEQVAQALEEMVQAGAQIILFNGGTGIAPRDTTYDVLARKIEKPMPGFGELFRMLSYNEVGAAAMLSRATAGTYRRKVVFSTPGSPNAVKVAWEKLIKPELEHLAWEVAR, from the coding sequence ATGTCCGAGAGCACCGCCAAGCACAAGGAGATTGCCAGGGCCCGGGGCCCGGTGAACCTCGCCATCGTAACGGTCTCCGATACCCGCACCCCCGAGACCGACACCAACTACCACTACCTCAAACCCGAAATTGAGGCGCTGGGGCACAGGGTGGTGGGCTACCGCATCATCAAGGACGAACCCGAGCAGGTAGCCCAGGCCCTCGAGGAGATGGTGCAGGCCGGGGCGCAGATTATCTTGTTCAACGGCGGCACCGGCATCGCCCCGCGCGACACCACCTACGACGTGCTGGCCCGCAAGATCGAGAAACCCATGCCGGGCTTCGGTGAGCTGTTCCGCATGCTCTCTTACAACGAGGTGGGGGCCGCGGCCATGCTCTCGCGGGCCACCGCCGGCACCTACCGCCGGAAGGTGGTCTTCTCCACCCCCGGCTCGCCCAATGCAGTGAAGGTGGCCTGGGAGAAGCTGATCAAGCCCGAGCTCGAGCACCTGGCCTGGGAAGTGGCCCGGTAG